In Meiothermus sp. QL-1, one DNA window encodes the following:
- a CDS encoding glutamine synthetase III — MSHDFDVISAAKNWRFKEVRKVSSDIAGEVFASDVLDLDELRELVSKPVWQSLQATIEKGVPLDPSIADTIALAMKKWALAKGATHYTHWFHPLTGYTAEKHDSFFVPISSGKVIASFSGKELIQAEPDASSFPSGGLRATFEARGYTAWDPTSPAFIMRHSNGATLCIPTAFASWTGEALDLKTPLLRSIEALNKSAKRALQLFGVEVNKVFSTVGPEQEYFLIDEEFYYRRPDLVMTGRTLFGAKPPRGQELEDHYFGSIPDRVLSFMTDVENQLYALGIPVKTRHNEVAPSQYEIAPVFEPSNIAADHQQLIMQVLKNTARRYGLVALLHEKPFAGVNGSGKHCNWSMGTDTGLNLLEPGETPHENLQFLFFCTAVIKAVDMHQDLLRLSVASASNDHRLGANEAPPAIISIFLGDQLTEIFEGMGNGQPSSSRRAGVLELGVPVLPRLPKHAGDRNRTSPFAFTGNKFEFRAVGSSQSISFPITVINTIVADAIEQMVEAVEAKMKKKASLEQAVLEVVKETYAQHKRIVFNGDNYSAAWHKEAEKRGLLNLRTAVDAIERFTDEKNIQLFSRLGVLNEREIHARQEIMYDIYFKQVNIEGETTEWIAQTQILPGALSYLAELSEIEVESRAVKRTIEQLVAATDALSDALEKLKAQNAELGGDEIHEKAHHMRDNVLPAMAEVRKAADALERIMGDKYWPLPSYREMLFVK; from the coding sequence GTGAGCCACGATTTTGACGTAATCTCGGCGGCCAAGAACTGGCGGTTCAAGGAGGTGCGCAAGGTATCGAGCGATATTGCGGGCGAGGTCTTCGCCAGCGACGTGCTCGACCTGGACGAGCTGCGCGAGCTGGTTTCCAAGCCGGTCTGGCAGTCCCTGCAGGCCACCATCGAGAAGGGTGTCCCGCTCGACCCCAGCATCGCCGATACCATCGCCCTGGCCATGAAAAAGTGGGCCCTGGCCAAGGGAGCCACCCACTACACCCACTGGTTCCACCCCCTCACCGGATACACCGCCGAGAAGCACGACAGCTTTTTCGTGCCCATCTCCAGCGGCAAGGTCATCGCCTCATTTAGCGGCAAGGAGCTGATTCAGGCCGAGCCCGACGCTTCCTCGTTCCCCTCAGGAGGGCTGCGGGCCACCTTCGAGGCCCGGGGCTACACCGCCTGGGACCCCACCTCCCCGGCCTTCATCATGCGCCACTCCAATGGGGCCACGCTCTGCATTCCCACCGCCTTTGCTAGCTGGACAGGCGAGGCTTTGGACCTCAAGACCCCTCTGCTGCGCTCCATCGAGGCCCTGAACAAAAGCGCCAAGCGGGCTCTGCAGCTTTTTGGGGTAGAGGTCAACAAGGTCTTCTCCACCGTGGGGCCGGAGCAGGAGTACTTCCTCATCGACGAGGAGTTCTACTACCGCCGCCCCGACCTGGTCATGACCGGGCGCACGCTCTTTGGGGCCAAACCCCCGCGCGGCCAGGAGCTGGAGGACCACTACTTCGGCTCCATCCCCGACCGGGTGCTCTCCTTCATGACCGACGTGGAAAACCAGCTCTACGCCTTGGGCATCCCGGTCAAAACCCGCCACAACGAGGTGGCCCCCAGCCAGTACGAGATTGCCCCGGTTTTTGAGCCCTCCAACATCGCTGCCGACCACCAGCAGCTCATCATGCAGGTGCTCAAGAACACGGCCCGGCGCTACGGCCTGGTAGCCTTGCTGCACGAAAAGCCCTTCGCTGGGGTCAACGGCTCGGGTAAGCACTGCAACTGGAGCATGGGCACCGACACCGGGCTGAACCTGCTCGAGCCCGGGGAAACCCCCCACGAAAACCTGCAGTTCCTCTTCTTCTGCACCGCCGTAATCAAGGCTGTGGACATGCACCAGGACCTCCTGCGCCTGAGCGTGGCCTCGGCCTCCAACGACCACCGCCTGGGCGCCAACGAGGCCCCGCCGGCCATCATCTCCATCTTTTTGGGCGACCAGCTCACCGAGATATTCGAGGGGATGGGCAACGGTCAGCCCAGCTCGAGCCGCCGCGCCGGGGTGCTGGAGCTGGGGGTGCCGGTGCTGCCCCGCCTGCCCAAGCACGCCGGCGACCGCAACCGCACCTCGCCCTTTGCCTTCACCGGCAACAAGTTTGAGTTCCGCGCCGTAGGCAGCAGCCAGAGCATCTCCTTCCCCATCACGGTCATCAACACCATCGTGGCCGACGCCATCGAGCAGATGGTGGAGGCGGTGGAGGCCAAGATGAAGAAGAAGGCCTCCCTCGAGCAGGCCGTGCTGGAGGTGGTCAAGGAGACCTACGCCCAGCACAAGCGCATCGTCTTCAACGGCGACAACTACTCTGCAGCCTGGCACAAGGAGGCCGAGAAGCGGGGCCTGCTGAACCTGCGCACCGCGGTGGATGCCATCGAGCGCTTCACCGACGAAAAGAACATTCAACTCTTCAGCCGCCTGGGGGTGCTCAACGAGCGCGAGATCCACGCCCGCCAGGAGATCATGTACGATATCTACTTCAAGCAGGTCAACATCGAAGGCGAGACCACCGAGTGGATTGCCCAGACCCAGATACTGCCCGGGGCTTTGAGCTACCTGGCCGAGCTCTCGGAGATCGAGGTGGAGTCCCGGGCGGTCAAGCGCACCATTGAGCAGCTCGTGGCGGCCACCGACGCCCTTTCGGACGCGCTGGAAAAGCTCAAGGCGCAAAACGCCGAGCTGGGTGGGGATGAGATACACGAAAAGGCCCACCACATGCGGGACAACGTGCTGCCGGCCATGGCCGAGGTGCGCAAGGCGGCCGACGCGCTGGAGCGGATCATGGGCGATAAGTACTGGCCCCTGCCCAGCTACCGCGAGATGCTCTTTGTCAAGTGA
- the speA gene encoding biosynthetic arginine decarboxylase: MEKLKRYTAKDAEETYLVPHWGAGFFRVGEDGELEVAPEGPKGPSASLFEIVQDLRDEGRPLPVMLRFPQILKARVVALNEAFRRAIRKYEYQGGYQGLFPVKVNQRRMVVETVAQAGKPYAHGLEAGSKAELALILAQDLHPEALIACNGFKDDDFIRLALMGKKLGKNVVITLEKFAELGRVIRIAKEIGVEPQLGIRYKLKAKGSGQWEESGGESAKFGFTTPEIVRAVDLLAEAGMLGTIAMLHAHIGSQVTDIRRIKQAVREIAQTYVQLRKLGAPVRYLNLGGGLAVDYDGSKTAFYASANYTLEEYAEDLVYVTKEICDGHGEAHPILVTESGRAVTAYHSVLVLEVVDTIRPPGEEKIEVSEGAHPVVQEMFELAGQISAKNYREIYHDAYSNKDTVQSLYDLGLISLRDRATAEALFYQIARKTLRFALEFDYPADELEDLQKMLADKLVCNFSLFQSLPDTWAIKQMFPIVPLSRLNERPTREATLVDITCDSDGRIDRFIDTHDVRHTLPVHEIRPGEPYYLGVFLTGAYQDVLGMSHNLFGRIGEAHVVVDEEGYRIERFILGEKARRVIEKMGYEEGELAEAVEKLVRSSRKLTPAEKGAFMELYARELVGYTYLED; encoded by the coding sequence TTGGAGAAACTCAAGCGCTATACGGCCAAGGACGCTGAAGAAACCTACCTCGTCCCCCACTGGGGGGCGGGGTTTTTCCGCGTAGGCGAGGACGGGGAGCTCGAGGTCGCCCCTGAAGGCCCCAAAGGCCCCAGCGCCTCTCTTTTCGAAATCGTGCAGGACCTGCGCGACGAGGGCCGCCCCCTACCGGTGATGCTGCGCTTCCCCCAGATTCTGAAAGCCCGGGTGGTGGCCCTGAATGAGGCCTTTCGCCGGGCCATCCGGAAGTACGAGTACCAAGGGGGCTACCAGGGGCTGTTCCCGGTCAAGGTCAACCAGCGCCGGATGGTGGTGGAGACCGTGGCCCAGGCCGGCAAACCCTACGCCCACGGCCTCGAGGCCGGCTCCAAGGCCGAACTGGCCCTGATTCTGGCTCAGGACCTGCACCCCGAGGCCCTCATCGCCTGCAACGGCTTCAAGGACGACGACTTCATTCGCCTGGCCCTGATGGGGAAAAAGCTGGGCAAGAACGTGGTCATCACCCTGGAGAAGTTCGCCGAGCTGGGCCGGGTGATCCGCATCGCTAAGGAGATTGGGGTCGAACCACAGCTCGGCATCCGCTACAAACTCAAGGCCAAGGGGTCGGGGCAGTGGGAGGAGTCGGGGGGAGAGTCGGCCAAGTTCGGCTTCACCACCCCAGAGATTGTGCGGGCGGTGGACCTCCTGGCCGAGGCCGGAATGCTGGGCACCATCGCCATGCTCCACGCCCACATCGGCAGCCAGGTGACCGATATCCGCCGCATCAAGCAGGCCGTGCGGGAAATAGCCCAGACCTACGTACAGCTTCGTAAGCTGGGGGCCCCGGTGCGCTACCTGAACCTGGGGGGTGGACTGGCGGTGGACTACGACGGCTCTAAAACCGCTTTCTACGCTTCGGCCAACTACACCCTGGAGGAGTACGCCGAGGACCTGGTCTACGTTACCAAGGAAATCTGCGACGGACACGGAGAGGCCCACCCCATCCTGGTCACCGAGTCGGGCCGGGCGGTTACGGCCTACCACAGCGTGCTGGTGCTGGAGGTGGTGGACACCATCCGTCCCCCCGGCGAGGAAAAAATCGAGGTGTCCGAGGGAGCGCACCCGGTGGTGCAGGAGATGTTCGAGCTGGCCGGTCAAATCTCGGCCAAGAACTACCGCGAGATCTACCACGATGCCTACAGCAACAAGGACACCGTGCAGAGCCTCTACGACCTGGGGCTCATCTCCCTGCGCGACCGGGCCACGGCCGAGGCCCTTTTCTACCAGATCGCCCGCAAAACCCTGCGCTTCGCCCTGGAGTTCGACTACCCCGCCGACGAGCTGGAAGACCTGCAGAAGATGCTGGCCGACAAGCTGGTCTGCAACTTCAGCCTCTTTCAAAGCCTCCCCGATACCTGGGCCATCAAGCAGATGTTCCCCATCGTGCCGCTTTCGCGCCTCAACGAGCGGCCCACGCGCGAAGCCACGCTGGTGGACATCACCTGCGACTCTGACGGCAGAATAGACCGCTTCATCGACACCCATGACGTGCGCCACACCCTGCCGGTGCACGAGATCCGGCCCGGCGAGCCCTACTACCTGGGGGTTTTCCTGACCGGGGCCTACCAGGACGTGCTGGGCATGAGCCACAACCTCTTTGGCCGCATCGGGGAGGCGCACGTGGTGGTGGACGAGGAGGGGTACAGGATCGAGCGTTTTATCCTGGGCGAGAAGGCCCGGCGGGTAATCGAGAAGATGGGCTACGAGGAGGGCGAGCTGGCAGAGGCGGTGGAGAAGCTGGTGCGTTCCTCCAGGAAGCTCACCCCGGCCGAAAAAGGAGCCTTCATGGAACTCTACGCGCGCGAGCTGGTGGGGTACACCTACCTAGAAGACTAG
- a CDS encoding DMT family transporter translates to MRRGQLIGLFYLNLATLFWGSTFVLVKDSLESLVPGQINFARFALASLFFLPFLWRQERALWRSGVELGALLFLAYLTQTVGLQYTTASRSAFITTLYVVMLPLFLGLLGHRLRWTVWMAAGLAVLGVGLLSYDGSPPNLGDLWTLGTALCFTFYIWRMERHARRFAALPLTGVQMLTVAGGSGLWMLFETPRWEADGFPYLAILYLGVVASALCIWLQVMGQRSVPAPQAAIVFTLEPVYAAAFAYFMLGERLGAQGLVGAALVVAATLVSQLQGGKPRPEQITPGVS, encoded by the coding sequence GTGCGCCGCGGCCAGCTTATCGGGCTTTTCTACCTCAACCTGGCGACTTTGTTTTGGGGCAGCACCTTCGTGCTGGTCAAGGATAGCCTGGAAAGTCTGGTACCTGGGCAGATCAACTTCGCCCGCTTCGCCCTGGCCAGCCTCTTCTTCCTGCCCTTTTTGTGGCGCCAGGAAAGAGCCCTTTGGCGCTCAGGGGTGGAGCTCGGTGCCCTGCTCTTTTTGGCTTACTTGACCCAGACGGTGGGCCTGCAGTACACCACCGCCAGCCGCAGCGCCTTCATCACCACCCTTTACGTGGTGATGCTGCCGCTTTTTTTGGGCCTTCTAGGTCACCGCCTGCGCTGGACCGTTTGGATGGCCGCGGGGCTGGCGGTTTTGGGGGTGGGGCTGCTTTCCTACGACGGCTCGCCGCCCAACCTGGGGGACCTTTGGACGCTGGGGACGGCGCTGTGTTTCACCTTCTACATCTGGCGCATGGAACGGCATGCCCGGCGCTTCGCGGCCTTGCCCCTAACCGGGGTGCAGATGCTCACGGTGGCAGGGGGGTCTGGGCTCTGGATGCTCTTCGAGACGCCCCGGTGGGAGGCGGACGGTTTCCCCTACCTGGCCATTCTGTACCTGGGGGTGGTGGCCTCGGCGCTGTGTATCTGGTTGCAGGTCATGGGCCAGCGCAGCGTGCCTGCTCCCCAGGCAGCCATCGTCTTTACTTTGGAGCCTGTGTACGCGGCGGCCTTCGCCTACTTCATGCTGGGCGAACGCCTGGGGGCACAGGGCCTGGTTGGGGCAGCCCTGGTCGTCGCGGCCACCCTGGTCAGCCAGCTCCAGGGTGGGAAACCGCGGCCCGAGCAGATTACACCGGGGGTTTCCTGA